A window from Dioscorea cayenensis subsp. rotundata cultivar TDr96_F1 chromosome 10, TDr96_F1_v2_PseudoChromosome.rev07_lg8_w22 25.fasta, whole genome shotgun sequence encodes these proteins:
- the LOC120270270 gene encoding ethylene-responsive transcription factor LEP-like — protein sequence MDMLDLQCIILPRHQRRRCRALTGYLGVRKRPSGRYAAEIRNPSTKKRHWLGTFDTPEEAAVAYDMSSITFRGIEKAQTNFCYKFLTMSSPSPPSPPPSPLSSEKEKKYCSEDNLEINDDHDHLVDRDDDWINITTILQSFCQSNALPSSLIL from the coding sequence ATGGACATGCTTGACTTACAATGCATCATCTTACCCCGTCATCAGAGAAGACGATGTAGAGCATTGACGGGGTACTTAGGAGTACGAAAGAGACCATCAGGACGTTATGCGGCGGAGATTAGAAACCCTTCTACTAAAAAAAGACATTGGTTAGGCACATTTGATACACCAGAAGAAGCAGCAGTGGCTTATGACATGTCTTCAATCACCTTTAGAGGTATCGAGAAAGCTCAGACTAATTTTTGCTATAAGTTTCTCACTAtgtcttctccatctcctccatCACCGCCACCATCACCTCTTTCTTcggaaaaggagaagaaatatTGTTCTGAAGATAACTTGGAGAttaatgatgatcatgatcattTGGTTGATAGAGATGACGATTGGATCAATATTACCACCATTTTGCAGAGTTTTTGTCAATCAAATGCATTACCTTCGTCTTTAATACTGTAA